The Pectinophora gossypiella chromosome 10, ilPecGoss1.1, whole genome shotgun sequence genome contains a region encoding:
- the LOC126370009 gene encoding uncharacterized protein LOC126370009, producing the protein MASVRWWSVVLSMLVAVAFCFAAQPRAMLWTQVNASQPVRDDIPQQCIDNSVTPVSCAHVTSPDALLPHPDDCQLFYYCVSAAHAPVCRACPAHLHFSPTEHVCDEPQHAGCLLSTTPDPDRTTEEPLSTWDQ; encoded by the exons ATGGCGTCAGTTAGGTGGTGGTCCGTTGTATTGTCGATGTTGGTGGCAGTCGCCTTCTGCTTCGCCGCTCAGCCTCGGGCGATGTTATGGACACAGGT GAACGCAAGTCAGCCGGTCAGAGACGACATCCCCCAACAATGCATCGACAACTCTGTGACTCCGGTGTCGTGCGCGCACGTGACGAGCCCGGACGCGCTGCTGCCGCACCCCGACGACTGCCAGCTGTTCTACTACTGCGTGTCGGCGGCGCACGCGCCCGTGTGCCGAGCCTGCCCCGCGCACCTGCACTTCAGTCCCACCGAGCACGTGTGCGACGAGCCGCAACACGCCGGCTGCCTGCTCTCCACTACCCCCGACCCCGACCGAACCACAGAGGAGCCATTAAGTACTTGGGATCAATaa
- the LOC126369986 gene encoding RNA-binding protein squid isoform X3, which translates to MANNDNFAQDITEQVNGNGENGGGDAQENNSAEAPGRDDDRKLFVGGLSWETTDKELREHFGAYGEIESINVKTDPNTGRSRGFAFIVFKSPESIDKVMAAGEHTINGKKVDPKKAKARHGKIFVGGLSSEISDDEIKNFFSNFGTIIEVEMPFDKTKNQRKGFCFITFESEQVVNELLKTPKQTIGGKEVDVKRATPKPDGPGGMGGRGGRGGRGARGGRGGRGGYGGQGAWGNQGYGGYGYGQGGYGGGYDGYGYGSYGYDGYGGYGGYDYSGYPNYGYQGGKQRGGGGGGRANQRHQPY; encoded by the exons ATGGCAAATAACGACAATTTTGCACAAGATATTACTGAACAAGTGAATGGGAATGGAGAAAACGGTGGAGGAGATGCACAGGAAAATAACAGTGCTGAAGCCCCTGGACGCGATGACGACAG AAAACTGTTTGTGGGAGGTCTCAGCTGGGAGACAACAGACA AGGAATTACGTGAACACTTTGGCGCGTATGGCGAAATTGAGAGCATCAATGTAAAAACCGACCCCAATACCGGGCGCTCGCGTGGGTTCGCCTTCATCGTCTTCAAGTCACCAGAGTCTATCGACAAAGTGATGGCAGCTGGCGAACATACTATCAATGGCAAGAAAGTTGACCCCAAGAAGGCGAAAGCACGACATGGCAAGATCTTCGTCGGTGGCCTCAGTAGCGAAATCTCAGATGATGAAATTAAGAACTTCTTCAGTAACTTTGGCACA ATAATTGAGGTTGAGATGCCATTTGACAAAACAAAGAATCAAAGAAAAGGATTTTGTTTCATCACATTTGAGTCCGAGCAGGTAGTCAATGAGCTGCTGAAGACACCTAAGCAGACAATTGGTGGTAAAGAG GTGGACGTGAAGCGTGCCACTCCTAAACCCGACGGCCCTGGAGGCATGGGCGGGCGCGGGGGTCGCGGTGGACGAGGCGCGCGAGGCGGACGCGGCGGCCGAGGTGGCTACGGAGGTCAGGGCGCCTGGGGCAACCAAGGCTACGGGGGCTACGGCTACGGACAGGGAGGCTACGGCGGCGGGTACGACGGCTACGGCTATGGCAGCTACGGTTACGACGGATACGGCGGTTACGGCGGATACGATTACTCCGGATACCCCAATTACG GCTACCAGGGCGGCAAGCagcgcggtggcggcggcggcggccgcgccAACCAGAGGCACCAGCCCTACTGA
- the LOC126369986 gene encoding RNA-binding protein squid isoform X2, with protein sequence MANNDNFAQDITEQVNGNGENGGGDAQENNSAEAPGRDDDRKLFVGGLSWETTDKELREHFGAYGEIESINVKTDPNTGRSRGFAFIVFKSPESIDKVMAAGEHTINGKKVDPKKAKARHGKIFVGGLSSEISDDEIKNFFSNFGTIIEVEMPFDKTKNQRKGFCFITFESEQVVNELLKTPKQTIGGKEVDVKRATPKPDGPGGMGGRGGRGGRGARGGRGGRGGYGGQGAWGNQGYGGYGYGQGGYGGGYDGYGYGSYGYDGYGGYGGYDYSGYPNYAGYQGGKQRGGGGGGRANQRHQPY encoded by the exons ATGGCAAATAACGACAATTTTGCACAAGATATTACTGAACAAGTGAATGGGAATGGAGAAAACGGTGGAGGAGATGCACAGGAAAATAACAGTGCTGAAGCCCCTGGACGCGATGACGACAG AAAACTGTTTGTGGGAGGTCTCAGCTGGGAGACAACAGACA AGGAATTACGTGAACACTTTGGCGCGTATGGCGAAATTGAGAGCATCAATGTAAAAACCGACCCCAATACCGGGCGCTCGCGTGGGTTCGCCTTCATCGTCTTCAAGTCACCAGAGTCTATCGACAAAGTGATGGCAGCTGGCGAACATACTATCAATGGCAAGAAAGTTGACCCCAAGAAGGCGAAAGCACGACATGGCAAGATCTTCGTCGGTGGCCTCAGTAGCGAAATCTCAGATGATGAAATTAAGAACTTCTTCAGTAACTTTGGCACA ATAATTGAGGTTGAGATGCCATTTGACAAAACAAAGAATCAAAGAAAAGGATTTTGTTTCATCACATTTGAGTCCGAGCAGGTAGTCAATGAGCTGCTGAAGACACCTAAGCAGACAATTGGTGGTAAAGAG GTGGACGTGAAGCGTGCCACTCCTAAACCCGACGGCCCTGGAGGCATGGGCGGGCGCGGGGGTCGCGGTGGACGAGGCGCGCGAGGCGGACGCGGCGGCCGAGGTGGCTACGGAGGTCAGGGCGCCTGGGGCAACCAAGGCTACGGGGGCTACGGCTACGGACAGGGAGGCTACGGCGGCGGGTACGACGGCTACGGCTATGGCAGCTACGGTTACGACGGATACGGCGGTTACGGCGGATACGATTACTCCGGATACCCCAATTACG CAGGCTACCAGGGCGGCAAGCagcgcggtggcggcggcggcggccgcgccAACCAGAGGCACCAGCCCTACTGA
- the LOC126369986 gene encoding RNA-binding protein squid isoform X1, translating into MANNDNFAQDITEQVNGNGENGGGDAQENNSAEAPGRDDDRKLFVGGLSWETTDKELREHFGAYGEIESINVKTDPNTGRSRGFAFIVFKSPESIDKVMAAGEHTINGKKVDPKKAKARHGKIFVGGLSSEISDDEIKNFFSNFGTIIEVEMPFDKTKNQRKGFCFITFESEQVVNELLKTPKQTIGGKEVDVKRATPKPDGPGGMGGRGGRGGRGARGGRGGRGGYGGQGAWGNQGYGGYGYGQGGYGGGYDGYGYGSYGYDGYGGYGGYDYSGYPNYDYGGYGGYEGGYGARSAPRGKAGYQGGKQRGGGGGGRANQRHQPY; encoded by the exons ATGGCAAATAACGACAATTTTGCACAAGATATTACTGAACAAGTGAATGGGAATGGAGAAAACGGTGGAGGAGATGCACAGGAAAATAACAGTGCTGAAGCCCCTGGACGCGATGACGACAG AAAACTGTTTGTGGGAGGTCTCAGCTGGGAGACAACAGACA AGGAATTACGTGAACACTTTGGCGCGTATGGCGAAATTGAGAGCATCAATGTAAAAACCGACCCCAATACCGGGCGCTCGCGTGGGTTCGCCTTCATCGTCTTCAAGTCACCAGAGTCTATCGACAAAGTGATGGCAGCTGGCGAACATACTATCAATGGCAAGAAAGTTGACCCCAAGAAGGCGAAAGCACGACATGGCAAGATCTTCGTCGGTGGCCTCAGTAGCGAAATCTCAGATGATGAAATTAAGAACTTCTTCAGTAACTTTGGCACA ATAATTGAGGTTGAGATGCCATTTGACAAAACAAAGAATCAAAGAAAAGGATTTTGTTTCATCACATTTGAGTCCGAGCAGGTAGTCAATGAGCTGCTGAAGACACCTAAGCAGACAATTGGTGGTAAAGAG GTGGACGTGAAGCGTGCCACTCCTAAACCCGACGGCCCTGGAGGCATGGGCGGGCGCGGGGGTCGCGGTGGACGAGGCGCGCGAGGCGGACGCGGCGGCCGAGGTGGCTACGGAGGTCAGGGCGCCTGGGGCAACCAAGGCTACGGGGGCTACGGCTACGGACAGGGAGGCTACGGCGGCGGGTACGACGGCTACGGCTATGGCAGCTACGGTTACGACGGATACGGCGGTTACGGCGGATACGATTACTCCGGATACCCCAATTACG ACTACGGCGGGTACGGAGGGTACGAGGGCGGCTACGGCGCGCGCTCGGCTCCACGCGGGAAAG CAGGCTACCAGGGCGGCAAGCagcgcggtggcggcggcggcggccgcgccAACCAGAGGCACCAGCCCTACTGA
- the LOC126369976 gene encoding ras GTPase-activating protein-binding protein 2, translating to MVMEASPSPQSVGREFVRQYYTLLNKAPAHLHRFYNNYSSFVHGGLDAPNRETLPVVGQKQIHNRIQQLNFRDCHAKISQVDAQATLGNGVVVQVTGELSNGGAPMRRFTQTFVLAAQSPKKYYVHNDIFRYQDIVFSDDSGSGSGRSEAEDEEAPGGYFPGAAFPAPFPAPPPPPAALAPAALAPAALAPVNGVAPPASPPASDARHLALQASGLACGTAEREQRDQRDQREQRDQRDQRDQREVEPEPAAGEPAPEPEPPREPTPPPAAPVPAPEPKTYANLLKSGAAARVSPPAAPAPTPAPAPAPAPAAPAAHEPRPRPPRPPRDLQPPPAEGGGARRYSDAQQLFLGNLPHSATEEALRALFARFGPVAELRVHSKPAAPGAPRHPNYGFITYETSQAAHDCLNAAPLYFPPDSADGVKLNVEEKKARGRLEPPRRRPLSSHRAQPHPAHPAHAPHPQHPPRAGAYRR from the exons ATGGTAATGGAGGCGTCCCCGTCCCCGCAGAGCGTCGGCCGCGAGTTTGTCCGCCAGTACTACACGCTGCTCAACAAGGCGCCCGCCCATCTGCACAG GTTCTACAACAACTACTCGTCGTTCGTGCACGGCGGGCTCGACGCGCCCAACCGGGAGACGCTGCCGGTGGTCGGCCAGAAGCAGATCCACAACCGCATCCAGCAGCTCAACTTCCGCGACTGCCATGCTAAGATCAGCCAG GTGGACGCGCAGGCGACGCTGGGCAACGGCGTGGTGGTGCAGGTGACGGGCGAGCTGTCCAACGGCGGGGCACCCATGCGGCGGTTCACGCAGACCTTCGTGCTGGCCGCGCAGTCGCCCAAGAAGTACTACGTGCACAACGACATCTTCCGCTACCAGGACATAGTGTTCTCGGACGACTCGGGCTCGGGCTCCGGGCGCTCGGAGGCGGAGGACGAGGAGGCGCCCGGCGGCTACTTCCCCGGCGCCGCCTTCCCCGCGCCCttccccgcgccgccgccgccgcccgccgcgctggCGCCGGCCGCGCTGGCGCCCGCCGCCCTGGCGCCCGTCAACGGCGTGGCGCCGCCCGCCAGCCCGCCCGCCAGCGACGCGCGCCACCTCGCGCTGCAAG CGAGTGGTCTGGCCTGCGGCACTGCGGAGCGCGAACAACGCGATCAACGAGATCAACGCGAGCAACGCGATCAACGAGATCAACGTGACCAGCGCGAGGTGGAGCCGGAGCCGGCCGCGGGCGAGCCAGCGCCGGAGCCCGAGCCGCCGCGCGAGCCCACGCCGCCGCCCG CGGCCCCGGTCCCGGCGCCGGAGCCCAAGACGTACGCCAACCTGCTGAAGTCGGGCGCCGCGGCGCGCGTGTCGCCGcccgccgcccccgcgcccACCCCCGCCCCGGCCCCCGCGCCcgcccccgccgcgcccgccgcgcacgagccgcgcccgcgccccccgcgcccgccgcgcgaCCTGCAGCCGCCGCCCG CGGAGGGCGGAGGCGCGCGGCGCTACTCGGACGCCCAGCAGCTGTTCCTGGGCAACCTGCCGCACTCGGCCACGGAGGAGGCGCTGCGGGCGCTGTTCGCGCGCTTCGGGCCCGTGGCCGAGCTGCGCGTGCACTCCAAGCCCGCCGCGCCGGGCGCGCCCCGGCACCCCAACTACGGCTTCATCACCTACGAGACCTCGCAGGCCGCGCACGACTGCCTCAATGCCGCG CCGCTGTACTTCCCGCCGGACAGCGCGGACGGCGTGAAGCTGAACGTGGAGGAGAAGAAGGCCCGCGGGCGCCTGGAGCCGCCGCGGCGCCGCCCGCTGTCGTCGCACCGCGCGCAGCCGCACCCCGCGCACCCCGCGCACGCCCCGCACCCGCAGCACCCGCCCCGCGCCGGCGCCTACCGCCGCtag